One window of Plasmodium falciparum 3D7 genome assembly, chromosome: 7 genomic DNA carries:
- a CDS encoding cysteine repeat modular protein 2 — translation MRNSDFFFFFFVLLNCFLNIQPYVSNATSNIIKEKNTSFVKKIYDDPYIKKDVTLQLKNAKYNHINKKISKSKKNVKKKRGISFVSLNLNKILELQDKNPIKLISNIYAKDKSKFLSTCYENNKLNDINNCNRFTISKQICDTPVGFNLNDNFLVKETGGLSSTCLVDNKPEYWKIYNNHIIVESGEYFDLKIRNETFLLQTSIIITKDICMNKTKIESSYFTYQNNHSKIGNPILYKGEVIGMEIKNIKVKDDVEGLFNVCSCYLDNEHHAYNKCSETNKHYMQISSIRIIKKIVHNINILTGKKLHINLQNYVTPYPIKSAFIIKKVEHYSCNNINNKSFNEIQEHFYNNEKKLKFYNIFLYETDLQEFKEDIIFENPGMYLLCYTSNDSQSEYSAELSTILVNGYDISKMNYLYLDLYENKLNLRNSVVLHRYNLNEKLEEIFFKKKETIQCSGEDIIYSNNITETKSYKSDDNSDDDVIIDTIYIYNINLNAYDQILEICSKKYNEYSLIGYTTIKPYILHNYKDINHLTHFNIPPDHVRTYVVDKKSNILTFFPQLLNIFNQNDINDMYMSFSCYSSKNEIIITYSFDKNMTPTFFKYLKISDASSSILYITNKGVYLYVLKKKSQLLFLYDITPEKVKKKKKIITNKKINDDYLELLLSYYLDYYDFTKCEQCLSPILMEPIYDEKQNLKHIFLITSHPLAKLLIVGLDFKIIYKHDNNDVKNVVTTIRGFNFTSDVLKYSSFLITGISCGILKNESLDCFLIDQLNNTIIAIEYLQKQKTIILIDSFQGENKNELNYESINLNDFVFSQSNSYLHTPRNAIAYSFGESYVIFVNENESNELNLLFYDKNKADNNLSYITKINNTYINDGAIENIYKFYDHKDLINRNVLLIMKYYEGDVYFMYIPLRNIANKLELAYDYPTVIQDNGNTYTMKIKSEEIKKMNALVNFQIEVHNVNKSKYVTIDKYDGTIEIKLSEFVGDSVNLTAKLHGFFLELNVNITFTVICSNGMKALNGICIPCPLGSYNNINEYIKNNNIYECTLCHNNSTTKNEGSTSISQCLCLPGYELNNNDLCVPCKRGTWKTKLSNSPCIFHCYPNSYSLVQGSRSEEESKCKCKRGFYFVSKDSINFCDNCNIGYFCPGGYKIGEKKCPKNTTNITQNNFSISSCKCDVGFEPFDSSNLNAYNFKNDPIFNDYKDFLDDVKSSQICVPCKEGFYKNTVSEEKCKRCSDNVYTDGLQSTSISNCKKCEKGYYLQSEDSCIICPDNHYCPGAYINDPKYAIYENQKIPCGDKSLTIPPNNLNVSHLNCLCKKGFEFIKTDDNEFDCLEVPKNYYKSHLGNKEKEPCPENSVTLYTQTKSKVKCLCMPGYYWDLKEFKCIKCPKGHYCPGGYLKNCFNNQNLHSCKPQKKKCPLKNSTTQTKESFSQSSCLCDKGYTINKEELRECIPCPINTYKDVISNAECTKCLTPYTTDGQIGSTKEEDCTCSGGFFFLNHCLPCSDKNTYCKGGKMIVNNKNKTIHYGPSKCPPNTTVSFETERPYNKGFCVCQKGFKHVYTTSDFTKICAPCERGFFKTIIGDFSCESKCKPNSTSFVGTIHETHCFCLENYYFKNGICLNCPDGAYCEGGFQKETLLYMKKNEYYLDTSKIKHIMPVPKENYALYKLKTNIYNTDWFIVECPIKEACLYNEKCHESMTNFLCGECKKGYTNNFSKLNLCIKCSGHIMNILHMIFVSIFILLFTVIMAYLNVFTGANRKSVHSIVIKIAVNYFSCMKIFYVMGISELYFPVTFSSHVNYILKNIKRLLKAKKNYGLYCILTNYFDLSHADAYFYGMVYHAFRPVFLAIILTLLMFIVVEIYKYKVRNETNIKLNITDKIKELGKDKLHEEIMNELPSERALVLFRYIPIPGDSRFKRIKNFLEDMIPMYVTLLFFIHTKTTYYMLTLLDCKALYYNDKFVEQYMSYVPSIKCDLSKSYSKFFILGLTGLIVWGIGIPLMSYLVLYKNRKQLHSENILFKYGFLNNGFNFQFWYWESIVFLRKILVLLISTVPIFKNAKIFGTTMWLFTIISSIFLTLQVILQPFDSRNYHILNKLETYSMVAWTMTLIIFVFLTISNTNVTINFYVLLFLLFFNFVFIAKILISLCYSYIENLRHMKKRIKLPFLRIFFEKMSKIAEEKDYKDPVVSLNTHDNSIQFTRKYKKKYISCSFKNNMLTTEEKNYFLDVISNFIYFGVLNLNFSVFHSYFMEFMLRLSIIDNEMLYRKGGNGILKLIAKDPNKIDKWIKIKEREINKKTFFERHKKILNLFSKSLFVIQNNIKSIVYKGDKHTIISDYEVLINVLKYDEDFITDFKFLYDDNAVKSGLILSDLHLSFTKIKMKDKELIKQLFSLFIAKKNIVQFERDIQLKNKIEQLTSLYDILIKSSEKKKLTFRKNVEDAVKGDPFDYKILENELKSVNDRINNLIENYRKLKDVDYFEGMDNIDEEKMDLNNDSEFFNNKLLELSFKELKDDITENEQNEDISKKEKEKIYDETTNDDQTK, via the exons atgaggaACTCggacttttttttctttttttttgttctgcTTAATTgctttttaaatatacaa CCTTATGTATCTAATGCAACATCTAATATtatcaaagaaaaaaatacatcGTTTGTAAAGAAAA TATATGATGATCCATATATTAAGAAGGATGTAACTCTACAGCTGAAAAATGCGAAATACAATCACATTAACAAAAAGATAAGCAAATCaaagaaaaatgtaaaaaaaaaaagaggcaTTAGTTTTGTTTCTCTCAACTTAAACAAAATTTTAGAACTGCAAGATAAAAATCCAATAAAACTTATAAGCAATATCTATGCAAAGGATAAAtcaaaat TTCTATCCACTTGCTATGAAAATAACAAGCTAAACgatattaataattgtaACAGATTTACTATTTCAAAACAAATTTGTGATACACCTGTTGGTTTTAATCTTAACGATAATTTTTTGGTTAAAGAAACGGGTGGCCTATCTTCTACATGTCTAGTGGACAATAAACCTGAATACTggaaaatat ATAACAATCATATAATTGTTGAATCAGGAGAATATTTTGATCTAAAAATAAGGAATGAGACCTTTTTATTACAAACatctataataataacaaaagatATATGTATGAACAAAACCAAAATAGAAAGCTCCTATTTTACATATCAAAATAATCATAGCAAAATTGGTAACCCCATATTATATAAGGGAGAAGTAATAGGTAtggaaattaaaaatattaaagtgAAAGATGATGTTGAAGGTTTATTTAATGTATGTTCTTGTTATTTAGACAATGAACATCATGCTTATAACAAATGTTcagaaacaaataaacattATATGCAAATTTCAAGTATTCGTATTATCAAAAAGATTGTCCATAACATAAATATCTTAACAGGAAAGAAATTACATATCAATCTCCAAAATTATGTAACTCCATATCCTATTAAAAGtgcttttattattaaaaaagttGAACATTACagttgtaataatattaataataagtcTTTTAATGAAATACaagaacatttttataataatgaaaaaaaactGAAATTTTATAACATCTTTTTGTATGAAACAGATTTACAAGAATTTAAAGAAGATATCATTTTTGAAAATCCAGGAATGTATTTGTTATGTTATACATCTAATGATAGTCAAAGTGAATATTCAGCTGAACTTTCTACTATTCTTGTTAATg GTTATGACATAAgtaaaatgaattatttatatttagatTTATacgaaaataaattaaatttaagAAATTCCGTAGTATTACATAGATAcaatttaaatgaaaaactggaagaaattttttttaaaaaaaaagaaacaattCAATGTTCAGGTGAAGATATAatttattcaaataatattacagAAACGAAAAGTTATAAAAGTGATGATAATAGTGATGATGATGTTATTATtgatactatatatatatataatataaatttaaatgcATATGATCAAATATTAGAAATTTGttctaaaaaatataatgaatatagtTTAATTGGATATACTACAATTAAACCATATATTTTACACAATTATAAAGATATTAATCATTTAACACATTTTAATATTCCACCTGATCATGTAAGAACATATGTAGTAGATAAAAAATCGAATATCTTAACATTTTTCCCACaactattaaatatatttaatcaaaatgatataaatgatatgTACATGTCTTTCTCATGCTATTCAtctaaaaatgaaataataataacatacagttttgataaaaatatgacaccaacattctttaaatatttaaaaatatctgATGCTTCCAGTTCTATCTTGTATATTACTAACAAAGgagtatatttatatgttttaaaaaaaaaatcccaattattatttttgtatgaCATAACACcagaaaaagtaaaaaaaaaaaaaaaaatcattactaataaaaagataaatgatgattatttagaacttttattatcttattatttagattattatgattttaCAAAATGTGAACAATGTTTATCTCCTATTTTAATGGAACctatatatgatgaaaaacaaaatttaaaacatattttcTTAATAACATCACACCCACTcgcaaaattattaatagtaGGATTAGACTTTAAAATTATCTACAAGCATGATAATAACGATGTAAAAAATGTAGTTACAACAATTCGGGGATTCAACTTTACTTCAGATGTTTTAAAATACTCATCTTTTCTTATAACAGGTATTTCTTGtggaattttaaaaaatgaatcttTAGATTGTTTTCTAATTGATCAATTAAATAATACCATTATAGCAATTGAGTACCttcaaaaacaaaaaacgaTAATTCTTATAGACAGCTTTCAAGGtgaaaacaaaaatgaattaaattaTGAAAGCATTAATCTTAACGATTTTGTATTTAGCCAATCAAATAGTTATTTGCACACACCTAGAAATGCTATAGCTTACTCTTTTGGAGAATCCTATGTTATATTTGTAAACGAG aaTGAATCGAAcgaattaaatttattattttatgacaAAAACAAAGCAGATAACAACCTATCTTACATAaccaaaataaataatacatacataaatgaTGGTGCAATcgaaaatatatacaagttTTATGATCATAAAGACTTAATCAATAGAAATGTGCttttaataatgaaatattatgaagGAGATGTATACTTTATGTATATTCCTTTAAGAAATATTGCTAATAAACTTGAATTAGCATATGATTACCCAACAGTTATACAGGATAATGGAAATACATATACTATGAAAATTAAAtcagaagaaataaaaaaaatgaatgcaCTTGTTAATTTTCAAATTGAAGTTCATAATGttaataaatcaaaatatgTTACAATAGATAAATATGATGGAACTATTGAAATTAAATTATCCGAATTCGTTGGAGATTCTGTAAATTTAACTGCTAAACTTCATGGATTTTTTTTAGaattaaatgtaaatataacatttacAGTTATTTGCTCAAATGGAATGAAAGCATTAAATGGAATATGTATCCCATGTCCATTAggttcatataataatattaatgaatatataaaaaataataatatatatgaatgtaCATTGTGTCATAATAATTCTACTACCAAAAATGAAGGATCCACTTCAATATCTCAATGTTTATGTTTACCTGGATACGAATTAAACAATAATGATTTATGTGTTCCATGTAAAAGAGGAACATGGAAAACTAAACTTTCAAATAGTCCCTGTATCTTTCACTGTTACCCTAACTCATATAGTTTAGTTCAAGGTAGTCGTAGTGAAGAAGAAAGTAAATGTAAATGTAAAAGaggtttttattttgtttcaaAAGATTCCATAAATTTTTGTGATAATTGTAATATAGGTTATTTCTGCCCTGGTGGATATAAAATaggggaaaaaaaatgtCCAAAAAATACCACCAACATTACACAAAATAACTTTTCAATTTCAAGTTGTAAATGTGATGTAGGTTTTGAGCCTTTTGATTCTTCAAACTTAAATGCTtacaattttaaaaatgatcCTATTTTTAATGATTACAAAGATTTCTTAGACGATGTAAAAAGTTCTCAAATATGTGTTCCATGCAAAGAaggattttataaaaatacggTTTCCgaagaaaaatgtaaaagatGTTCTGACAATGTATATACTGATGGTTTACAATCCACTTCTATATCAAATTGTAAAAAATGTGAAAAAGGTTATTATTTACAGTCTGAAGATTCATGTATAATATGTCCAGATAATCATTATTGTCCTGGAGCATATATTAATGATCCAAAATATGCGATTTatgaaaatcaaaaaatCCCTTGTGGTGACAAAAGTTTAACAATTCCaccaaataatttaaatgtgTCACATTTAAACTGCTTGTGTAAAAAAGGATTTGAGTTCATAAAAACTGATGATAATGAATTTGATTGTTTAGAAGTAcctaaaaattattataagtcCCACTTAGgaaataaagaaaaggaaCCGTGTCCAGAAAACAGTGTTACTCTCTATACACAAACTAAAAGCAAAGTGAAATGTTTATGTATGCCAGGATACTATTGGGACTTGAAAGAatttaaatgtattaaatGTCCTAAGGGTCATTATTGTCCTGGtggatatttaaaaaattgtttTAATAATCAAAATTTGCATTCTTGTAAACctcaaaaaaagaaatgtccTTTAAAAAATTCAACTACACAAACTAAAGAATCTTTTAGTCAGTCTAGTTGCCTATGTGATAAAGGTTACACTATAAACAAAGAAGAATTAAGAGAATGTATTCCATGTccaattaatacatataaagatGTTATATCAAATGCAGAATGTACCAAGTGCTTAACTCCATATACGACAGATGGACAAATAGGAAGTACTAAAGAAGAAGATTGCACATGTTCAGGgggatttttttttcttaatcaTTGTTTACCATGTAGtgataaaaatacatattgtAAAGGAGGGAAAATGATtgtaaacaataaaaataaaactattCATTATGGTCCATCCAAATGCCCACCAAATACAACTGTATCATTTGAAACAGAACGACCTTATAATAAAGGTTTTTGTGTTTGTCAAAAAGGCTTTAAACATGTTTATACTACAAGTGATTTTACAAAAATTTGTGCACCATGTGAACGTGGTTTTTTCAAAACAATTATTGGTGATTTCTCCTGTGAATCTAAATGTAAGCCAAATTCAACTAGTTTTGTTGGGACAATACATGAAACACACTGCTTTTGCttagaaaattattattttaaaaatggtATTTGTTTAAATTGTCCTGATGGTGCTTATTGTGAAGGGGGATTCCAAAAGGaaactttattatatatgaaaaaaaatgaatattatttggATACATCAAAAATTAAACACATAATGCCTGTTCCTAAAGAAAATTATGCactttataaattaaaaacaaatatatacaatactGATTGGTTTATTGTGGAATGTCCAATTAAGGAAGcttgtttatataatgaaaaatgtcATGAATCTATGACTAATTTTTTATGTGGAGAATGTAAAAAAggatatacaaataatttttctaaattaaatttatgtataaaatgCAGTGGacatataatgaatattttacatatgaTTTTTGTtagtatttttatattgctATTTACTGTTATCATGGCatatttaaatgtttttACAGGTGCTAACAGGAAATCTGTTCATTCGATTGTCATTAAAATTGCTGTTAATTATTTCTCTTgtatgaaaattttttatgttatggGTATAAGtgaattatattttcctGTTACTTTTTCATCACATGTCAATTACAtacttaaaaatattaaaagattattaaaagcaaaaaaaaattatggttTGTATTGTATATTAacaaattattttgatttatcACACGCAGATGCTTACTTCTATGGAATGGTTTATCATGCCTTCAGACCCGTGTTTTTGGCAATTATCTTAACACTTTTAATGTTTATTGTagtagaaatatataagtataaagTTAGAAatgaaacaaatataaaattaaatataacagataaaattaaagaattaGGAAAAGATAAATTACACGAAGAAATAATGAACGAATTACCTTCCGAGAGAGCCCTTGTTCTATTCAGATATATTCCTATACCAGGGGATTCACgatttaaaagaataaaaaattttcttgAGGATATGATTCCTATGTAtgttacattattattttttattcatacaaAAACTACCTATTATATGTTAACCTTATTAGATTGTAAagcattatattataatgataaatttgTAGAGCAATATATGAGTTATGTACCCAGCATAAAATGTGATTTGTCCAAAAGTTattcaaaattttttatattaggTCTTACAGGATTAATAGTATGGGGGATTGGCATTCCACTAATGTCTTATTTGGTGTTATACAAAAATAGGAAACAATTACATTCTGAAAATATACTATTTAAATATggatttttaaataatggtTTTAATTTTCAATTTTGGTATTGGGAATCAATTGTTTTTTTAAGGAAAATTTTAGTGTTATTAATATCAACTGTTcctatatttaaaaatgctAAAATATTTGGCACCACAATGTGGTTATTTACGATAATTTCTTccatttttttaacattacAAGTAATACTTCAACCTTTTGACTCAAGAAATTaccatattttaaataaattagaaaCTTATAGTATGGTTGCTTGGACAATGACTCTAatcatatttgtatttttaaccATATCTAACACTAATGTAACcataaatttttatgttctattatttttattattttttaattttgtatttatagctaaaattttaatatctcTTTGTTACtcatatatagaaaatttaagacatatgaaaaaaaggaTTAAATTACCATTTCTCAGAATTTTTTTCGAGAAAATGTCAAAAATAGCTGAAGAAAAGGATTATAAGGATCCAGTTGTTTCGTTAAATACACATGATAATTCCATTCAATTcacaagaaaatataaaaaaaaatatatttcttgttcatttaaaaataatatgttaacaacagaagaaaaaaattattttcttgatGTTATatcaaattttatatattttggtgTACTgaatttaaatttttcagtttttcattcatatttCATGGAGTTTATGTTACGGTTATCAATAATTGATAATGAAATGCTTTATAGAAAGGGTGGAAATGGAATTTTAAAATTGATAGCAAAAGATCCaaataaaatagataaaTGGATAAAGATTAAGGAACgggaaattaataaaaaaacattttttgaaaggcataaaaaaatattaaatttattttcaaaaagtttatttgttattcaaaataatataaaaagcaTTGTATATAAAGGGGATAAACATACTATAATTTCTGATTATGAAGTATTGATtaatgttttaaaatatgaCGAAGATTTTATAACTGAtttcaaatttttatatgatgataatgcaGTTAAATCAGGATTAATACTCTCTGATTTACATTTATCCTTCactaaaattaaaatgaaagataaagaattaattaaacagttattttcattatttattgcAAAAAAGAATATTGTACAATTTGAAAGAGATATTCaacttaaaaataaaatagagcAACTTACGTCGTTATATGATATCCTTATAAAATCAAGTGAAAAGAAGAAACTTACATTTAGAAAAAATGTTGAAGACGCAGTTAAAGGAGATCCATTTGATTATAAAATCTtagaaaatgaattaaaGTCAGTAAATGAtagaattaataatttaattgaaAACTATCGGAAGTTAAAAGATGTTGATTATTTTGAAGGTATGGATAACATTGATGAAGAGAAAATGGATTTAAATAACGATTCAGagttttttaataataaattattagaaCTAAGTTTTAAAGAATTAAAGGATGATATTACagaaaatgaacaaaatgaagatattaGTAAAAAGGAGAAAGAAAAGATATATGATGAAACAACTAATGATGATCAAACAAAATAG
- a CDS encoding mitochondrial ribosomal protein S8 precursor, putative yields the protein MQRACEMVVSLLRTDSMTQKCPFHVLNVQILELLQKEGLIRGFSIKGTKIDILLKHYKGAPVIRNIRVVSKPSRDIWLTPHELKFRTRFNTGLWVMQTSCGVISHRDCVRMGIGGKMLFAVNNGYQHFC from the exons atgCAGAGAGCATGTGAAATGGTTGTATCTTTATTACGAACAGATTCCATGACTCAAAAATGTCCATTCCATGTTTTGAATGTTCAAATTTTGgaattattacaaaaagaAGGACTTATCAGAGGTTTCTCTATTAAAGGCACAAAAATAGATATACTACTAAAGCATTATAAAGGAGCAcca gTCATTAGAAATATCCGAGTTGTTTCAAAACCTAGTCGAGATATTTGGTTAACTCCTCATGAACTTAAATTTCGGACGAGATTTAACACGGGCCTTTGGGTTATGCAAACTAGCTGTGGTGTTATCAGTCATAGGGATTGTGTTCGCATGGGAATCGGAGGGAAAATGTTATTTGCTGTAAATAATGGATATCAACATTTTTGTTAA
- a CDS encoding prefoldin subunit 3, putative: MSFDDLTDNTKSVRNIPGAKFIEHVTEFLQNKNEESILRLARELLLKYKFMEHAFVSRQINTQKKIPELKDALRVVQLLEKRKKIKEKKNLETFFPVEESLYARGIVQKTDKILLWLGANVMVEFPFDEATDLLNQHLERAINLSQEMDNELLWLHEQITTTEINISRIHNYIELKKGMMGKEVDKKTEQVN, from the exons ATGTCATTTGACGATTTAACTGATAATACCAAATCTGTAAGGAACATTCCAGGAGCGAAATTTATA GAACATGTCACAgaatttttacaaaataaaaatgaggaAAGTATACTCCGCCTAGCAAGAGAACttttatt gaaatataaatttatggaACATGCCTTTGTAAGTAGACAAATTAAcactcaaaaaaaaattccagAATTAAAAGATGCCTTAAGAGTTGTGCAATTACTTGAAAAAAGAAAg aaaataaaagaaaaaaaaaatttagaaaCGTTTTTCCCCGTGGAAGAATCTTTGTATGCTAGGGGAATCGTCCAAAAAACTGACAAAATATTGTTATGGCTAGGG gCTAACGTAATGGTTGAGTTTCCCTTTGATGAAGCTACAGATCTTTTAAATCAACACCTGGAAAGAGCAATAAATTTATCCCAAGAAATG gATAATGAATTATTGTGGTTACATGAACAAATAACCACAACagaaattaatatatcaagaattcataattatattgaaTTGAAAAAAGGCATGATGGGAAAAGAAGTCGATAAAAAAACTGAACAAGTAAATTAA